The following are encoded in a window of Thalassotalea insulae genomic DNA:
- a CDS encoding fused MFS/spermidine synthase, with protein MISYQQNIIIYLLAFCSGFCIMGIELLGGRILAPFFGSSVHIWGSIITVFMLSLSFGYLLGGKYSTRHVNLTRYGVIFLLAGLAILPIALWAPAIMESIFIAIEDSRYGSLLASIALFFIPTIILGMISPYSVRLLVTDKNNSGHVAGKLYFVSTLGSALGTILTSFYFVLLFEVNAIVLTFCAILTALGIVAISIDRIKAVAPSTALEAGHE; from the coding sequence ATGATTTCTTACCAGCAAAACATTATTATTTATCTGTTAGCCTTTTGCAGCGGCTTTTGCATTATGGGGATTGAATTACTCGGTGGCCGCATTCTTGCGCCATTCTTTGGTAGCAGTGTCCATATCTGGGGTAGTATTATCACAGTATTTATGCTGAGTTTGTCCTTTGGTTATTTACTTGGCGGTAAATATTCCACCCGTCACGTTAACCTGACCCGCTACGGTGTTATTTTTCTATTAGCCGGTCTAGCTATTTTACCAATAGCACTGTGGGCACCAGCGATAATGGAATCGATATTTATTGCAATAGAGGATAGCCGCTACGGTTCGTTACTTGCTTCCATCGCATTATTTTTTATTCCAACCATTATCCTTGGCATGATCTCCCCTTATTCGGTGCGCCTGTTAGTCACAGATAAAAATAACAGCGGCCACGTTGCAGGTAAACTTTATTTCGTTTCAACCTTAGGCAGTGCTCTGGGGACTATTTTAACCTCGTTTTATTTCGTCTTGTTATTTGAAGTCAACGCCATTGTACTGACTTTTTGTGCCATATTAACCGCATTAGGTATCGTTGCTATTAGTATCGATAGAATAAAGGCAGTGGCGCCTAGCACTGCATTAGAGGCAGGCCATGAATAA
- a CDS encoding RNA recognition motif domain-containing protein translates to MKFPQGITIIIALVLAVIGFFIAGSVQLTPALVAVLMFVSALIPAFFGATDADTDANTEVKTLYVGNLPYRANEGAVRALFSEHGNVHSVRLMKDKHTGKRRGFGFVEMSASDADNAIQKLNDSEFQQRTLKVREAKERPEKSDDES, encoded by the coding sequence ATGAAATTTCCCCAAGGTATAACAATAATAATTGCGCTTGTATTAGCAGTAATTGGCTTTTTTATTGCTGGTTCTGTTCAATTAACTCCAGCTCTTGTTGCGGTATTAATGTTTGTATCAGCACTTATTCCCGCATTTTTCGGTGCTACTGATGCAGATACAGACGCTAATACAGAAGTCAAAACTCTTTATGTCGGTAACTTACCTTATCGCGCAAATGAAGGAGCAGTTAGGGCGTTATTCTCAGAACACGGTAATGTTCACTCGGTACGTTTAATGAAAGATAAGCACACAGGTAAAAGACGTGGCTTTGGTTTTGTTGAAATGTCAGCGTCTGATGCAGATAATGCGATTCAAAAGTTAAATGACTCAGAATTTCAACAAAGGACATTAAAAGTACGTGAAGCAAAAGAGCGTCCAGAAAAATCGGACGATGAATCTTAG
- a CDS encoding sensor histidine kinase — protein sequence MVRYFKELINNLPNWHFWFANTLFWLVLNTLAASNTYRVRTEVYAKSADFIELWFKYLPFWGNWILVAPFIIASTATIKLENNDFKGFVTKNIATTVLFLGIYWLLTIIEVHVKKHSLLDWQGWVASFNDVAYSLLHIDFLVYLSIFGVGYAMSYYKNAKQQELTNQQLAKQLVEIELHSLRSQLNPHFLFNTLNTISSLIRLDEKNTAVKALSELSTMLRKVLENQQTQLIPLEEELEFINSYLSIQKMRFEDKLSLEINVSDHCLKNQIPFMLLQPLVENAVQHGSQLESDHNKIELHINCDDSHILIRLVNKFTGKDEHKGFGIGITNTKERLKKLYGDKAKLELKALEHEYFETSVSLPKE from the coding sequence GTGGTACGCTATTTTAAAGAGCTAATAAATAATCTGCCTAATTGGCATTTTTGGTTTGCTAATACCTTGTTTTGGTTAGTGTTAAATACCTTAGCAGCCAGCAATACCTACAGGGTACGCACCGAAGTTTATGCTAAAAGTGCAGACTTCATCGAGCTTTGGTTTAAATACTTACCGTTTTGGGGCAACTGGATTTTAGTTGCTCCTTTTATAATTGCATCCACCGCTACGATAAAATTAGAAAATAACGATTTCAAAGGCTTTGTCACTAAAAATATCGCCACCACAGTACTGTTTCTTGGTATTTACTGGCTATTAACCATCATTGAAGTGCATGTGAAAAAGCATTCACTGCTCGATTGGCAGGGCTGGGTCGCTTCATTTAATGACGTTGCCTACAGTCTACTCCATATAGATTTTCTGGTTTATTTATCAATTTTTGGTGTCGGCTATGCTATGTCTTATTATAAAAATGCCAAACAACAAGAATTGACCAATCAACAATTAGCCAAACAATTAGTAGAAATAGAACTGCATTCACTCCGATCACAACTCAACCCGCATTTTTTATTTAATACCCTTAATACCATTTCCAGCTTAATTCGGTTAGATGAAAAAAATACCGCGGTTAAGGCATTAAGCGAACTGAGTACCATGCTGAGAAAAGTATTAGAGAATCAGCAAACTCAACTGATTCCGCTTGAAGAAGAGCTGGAATTTATTAATAGCTACCTTAGCATTCAAAAGATGCGCTTTGAAGACAAGCTATCTCTAGAGATTAATGTCAGTGATCACTGCCTGAAAAACCAAATTCCATTTATGTTGTTACAGCCGTTAGTGGAAAACGCAGTTCAGCATGGTTCCCAGCTTGAATCCGATCACAACAAAATTGAATTGCATATCAACTGTGATGACAGCCATATTTTAATCCGGCTAGTGAATAAGTTTACTGGCAAAGACGAACATAAAGGTTTTGGCATCGGCATTACCAATACCAAAGAACGCTTAAAAAAACTTTATGGTGACAAGGCAAAGCTTGAGCTGAAAGCACTTGAACATGAATATTTTGAGACCAGTGTTTCGCTTCCTAAGGAATAA
- a CDS encoding formylglycine-generating enzyme family protein, which translates to MRLALLAMTVSCLSIGTQAFELAPIQDKSVESLEIQLSTKEAEYESFMNSLSSLNTQVANETDKLGLLRSQGAELQTARKQALLNMNEQYEAMVDNPDQDIAQAQNAYRQAIQNQKQNKDDIKASVTLLADLKQKLANANIDRFTLANAREALREEIRIARVKRLQQEFEQEATLEATQIVSCDAQETLKQCIMRSNRLAKQKASKQFVDSLFAGATESNVISQNKNDSAAQVRLLNHKVVSGEFSGQGNYSTTITVELEGSLPNTEACKLLDLSARYCTYQQEHLSTAAVDENAGNEISFNDDSVLYELTIRSDQYDDEVFIDGVSYGSTKLSVMLASGAHEVVITKPGYLDHQENIRLNKNMTIKAELAKASINFANGEKIQDILPGDELGPELIGVPAGRFQMGDMQGAGLSNEKPARDEQILKSFAIGQNQVTVGDFKRFVKDTHYVTEAESGNGCAAFVDGEPEYNSVLNWRNPGFKQTDDHPVVCVSDKDSKAYLAWLSKQTERKYRLPNETEWEYVARAGSAENYWWGDDIGNGKANCAYCGSKWSNISTSPVGSFRANKLGLFDIVGNVWELTNGNKVVARGGAWNFAPKLARTSVRLELSPGFRSNYVGFRALREN; encoded by the coding sequence ATGCGCTTGGCTTTACTCGCAATGACAGTTAGTTGTCTCTCAATTGGAACACAAGCTTTTGAACTTGCTCCAATTCAAGACAAATCCGTAGAAAGTTTAGAAATTCAGTTAAGTACCAAAGAGGCTGAATATGAGTCATTTATGAACTCGTTAAGCTCTTTAAACACTCAAGTCGCTAATGAAACCGATAAACTAGGCTTATTGCGCAGCCAAGGCGCAGAGCTACAAACAGCGCGTAAACAAGCGTTATTGAATATGAATGAGCAATATGAAGCCATGGTCGACAACCCAGATCAGGACATTGCTCAAGCGCAAAATGCCTATCGTCAAGCCATTCAGAATCAAAAGCAAAATAAAGATGACATTAAAGCCAGCGTCACCTTATTAGCAGATCTCAAACAAAAACTGGCGAATGCCAATATCGACCGTTTTACCTTAGCCAATGCCAGAGAAGCATTAAGAGAAGAAATAAGAATTGCTCGCGTTAAACGTTTACAACAAGAATTTGAACAAGAAGCTACCTTAGAAGCCACTCAAATAGTCAGCTGTGATGCGCAAGAAACCTTAAAGCAATGTATTATGCGCAGTAATCGTTTAGCAAAACAAAAAGCGTCTAAACAATTTGTTGATAGCCTCTTTGCCGGCGCTACTGAATCTAACGTGATCAGCCAAAATAAAAATGACTCAGCTGCACAAGTCAGATTACTTAACCATAAAGTCGTTTCAGGCGAATTTAGTGGCCAAGGCAATTACAGCACTACTATTACAGTTGAATTAGAAGGCTCTCTGCCTAATACCGAAGCCTGTAAGTTATTAGATTTGTCAGCTCGCTATTGTACTTATCAGCAAGAACACCTCAGCACAGCTGCAGTTGATGAAAATGCTGGTAACGAAATTTCATTTAATGACGATTCTGTACTGTACGAATTAACCATCAGATCCGATCAATATGATGATGAAGTTTTTATCGATGGCGTTAGTTACGGTTCAACGAAATTGTCCGTAATGCTTGCATCAGGCGCCCATGAAGTTGTCATTACTAAACCTGGTTATTTAGATCATCAGGAAAATATCCGACTCAATAAAAACATGACAATAAAAGCGGAGTTAGCCAAAGCTTCGATTAATTTTGCTAATGGTGAAAAAATTCAGGACATTTTACCAGGTGATGAATTAGGACCAGAGCTTATCGGCGTACCAGCAGGTCGCTTTCAAATGGGCGATATGCAAGGTGCAGGCTTAAGCAATGAAAAACCAGCTCGCGATGAACAAATATTAAAATCATTTGCTATCGGCCAAAATCAGGTCACAGTGGGTGATTTCAAACGTTTTGTTAAAGATACTCACTATGTTACAGAAGCTGAAAGTGGCAATGGTTGTGCGGCTTTTGTTGACGGAGAACCAGAATATAACAGCGTACTTAACTGGCGTAATCCTGGGTTCAAGCAAACCGATGATCATCCGGTTGTTTGTGTCAGTGATAAAGACAGTAAAGCCTATTTAGCCTGGTTATCTAAACAAACTGAACGTAAATATCGTCTACCGAATGAAACTGAATGGGAATACGTTGCCCGTGCAGGCAGTGCAGAAAACTATTGGTGGGGCGATGATATTGGCAATGGTAAAGCTAATTGCGCCTATTGTGGCAGCAAATGGTCAAACATCAGTACCTCACCAGTCGGTTCTTTCAGAGCTAACAAATTAGGCTTATTTGATATTGTCGGTAACGTCTGGGAATTAACTAACGGCAATAAAGTTGTCGCGCGAGGCGGTGCCTGGAACTTTGCCCCTAAACTGGCTCGTACTTCAGTAAGATTGGAGTTATCACCAGGTTTTCGTTCTAACTATGTAGGTTTTAGAGCGCTAAGAGAAAACTAA
- a CDS encoding fatty acid desaturase has product MKKPKIIWLNVSVFLLTFLFAAIAVPYRAITHGFDSTEILMAVACFIYCGMSITAGYHRLWSHKTYQAHWSLRIIYALGGAFALQNSILHWSSDHRIHHKHVDNNDVDPYSAKRGFWYSHIGWMLREYQVHRYTNYDNVRDLQKDAIVMWQHKHYLLLTVSLNFGIPLLFGWWHGDIISSLLLVGVLRLVLSHHTTFFINSLAHIWGKQTYTEKNTARDNGFLALLTFGEGYHNFHHIFENDYRNGIRWWQFDPTKWLIKSCHYLGLTDKLRTSPEDKIEKARLAMILKRSQQKLSNHPNAEQLLERLQHEYDALIHKINDYYAIKKALLTTKRDQLIADVEKSEMMSQYQELKQRLTEQRRSWQFFIEKLA; this is encoded by the coding sequence ATGAAAAAACCTAAGATCATCTGGCTTAACGTCAGTGTGTTTTTACTGACATTCTTATTTGCCGCAATAGCGGTGCCTTATCGCGCAATCACTCATGGCTTTGATAGCACAGAAATTTTAATGGCAGTTGCCTGTTTTATCTATTGCGGTATGTCAATTACTGCCGGATATCATCGCCTCTGGTCTCACAAAACTTATCAAGCACATTGGTCATTACGTATCATCTATGCCCTTGGCGGTGCTTTTGCCCTGCAAAATAGCATACTACATTGGTCATCAGATCACAGAATTCATCATAAGCATGTCGATAATAATGATGTTGACCCTTATTCAGCTAAACGTGGCTTTTGGTATTCGCATATCGGCTGGATGCTGAGGGAATATCAAGTGCACCGTTACACTAATTACGATAATGTTAGAGACTTGCAAAAAGACGCCATTGTAATGTGGCAACATAAACACTATTTGTTACTTACCGTGAGCTTAAACTTTGGTATCCCACTACTATTTGGTTGGTGGCATGGCGATATTATCAGCAGTTTATTACTTGTCGGTGTTTTACGCTTGGTATTGAGCCATCACACCACTTTTTTCATTAATTCACTGGCGCATATTTGGGGTAAACAAACCTATACCGAAAAAAACACCGCACGTGATAACGGCTTTTTAGCGTTATTAACATTTGGTGAAGGCTATCATAACTTCCATCATATCTTTGAAAACGACTATCGCAATGGTATTCGTTGGTGGCAATTTGATCCGACAAAATGGTTGATCAAAAGCTGTCACTACTTGGGATTGACCGACAAGCTTAGAACCAGCCCAGAAGATAAGATAGAAAAAGCGCGTTTGGCGATGATCTTAAAACGCAGCCAGCAAAAACTCAGCAACCATCCAAATGCCGAGCAATTACTGGAGCGCTTACAACACGAATATGATGCATTAATTCATAAAATTAATGATTACTACGCGATTAAAAAAGCGTTACTTACCACGAAACGCGATCAATTAATTGCTGACGTTGAGAAATCAGAAATGATGTCACAATACCAAGAGTTGAAACAACGCTTGACCGAACAACGTCGAAGTTGGCAGTTTTTCATTGAAAAACTCGCGTAA
- the rluF gene encoding 23S rRNA pseudouridine(2604) synthase RluF, which produces MSESGFCSRREADKLIDNGRVTINGKVPELGTKVISGDKVCVDGNVIGAMPENKSDRIYIAYNKPIGITCTTERHVKGNIIDAIGHKERIFPIGRLDKPSEGLIFLTSDGDIVNKILRAENAHDKEYIVTVDKPISERFIERMSRGVPILGTITKPCIVNAQSKFVFRIILTQGLNRQIRRMCEYLGYEVKKLKRSRIMNVELGSLKLGHWRNLTTEEMAKINGAVANSSKTAVENDTVKLAGEKEVKKQKLTVAAIKRPKSQAEHKKSKSTLSLNRSNKKRS; this is translated from the coding sequence ATTAGTGAGTCGGGCTTTTGTTCTCGCCGTGAAGCAGATAAATTGATCGATAATGGCCGGGTAACGATTAATGGCAAGGTGCCGGAATTAGGTACCAAAGTGATATCTGGCGATAAAGTGTGTGTCGATGGTAACGTTATCGGTGCTATGCCGGAGAATAAATCTGATCGTATCTATATTGCCTATAACAAACCTATAGGTATCACCTGTACGACAGAGCGCCATGTTAAAGGGAATATTATTGATGCTATTGGTCATAAAGAGCGGATTTTCCCAATAGGGCGGCTTGATAAACCTTCAGAAGGATTGATCTTTTTAACTAGCGACGGCGATATCGTTAATAAAATATTACGTGCGGAAAATGCCCATGATAAGGAATATATCGTCACAGTAGATAAGCCTATTAGTGAACGTTTTATTGAGCGTATGTCACGTGGCGTCCCTATTCTCGGTACTATTACTAAACCTTGTATTGTTAATGCACAGAGTAAGTTTGTTTTTCGCATCATTTTAACTCAGGGACTTAACCGACAAATTCGCAGGATGTGTGAATACTTAGGTTATGAAGTGAAAAAGCTTAAACGTTCTCGTATTATGAATGTGGAGTTAGGCAGCTTGAAACTTGGTCACTGGCGCAATCTGACGACTGAAGAAATGGCAAAAATCAATGGTGCTGTGGCCAACTCCTCTAAAACCGCAGTTGAAAATGATACTGTGAAATTAGCAGGAGAAAAGGAAGTTAAAAAGCAAAAGTTAACTGTTGCTGCGATTAAACGACCAAAGTCACAAGCTGAGCATAAGAAAAGTAAGTCGACTCTTTCCCTTAATCGAAGCAATAAAAAAAGGAGCTAA
- the fabR gene encoding HTH-type transcriptional repressor FabR codes for MAGIRAQQKEKTRRQLIDAALGQLSSERSFSSLSLREVAKEAGLAPTSFYRHFSDMDELGLTLVDEAGLTLRQLMRQARQRIEKGGSVIQISVRTFMEFIENNGNIFRLLLRERSGTSAAFRAAVNREISYFTLELCDYLQQANRLDAEVAYLQANAAVTIVFSAGSDALDADKKEREQLAYRTIQQLRFIARGAMEMAQRKATNN; via the coding sequence ATGGCCGGTATTAGAGCGCAACAAAAAGAAAAAACACGTCGCCAGTTGATTGATGCTGCGTTAGGGCAGTTAAGCAGTGAGCGGAGTTTTTCCAGTTTGAGTTTAAGGGAAGTAGCAAAAGAAGCGGGGCTAGCACCAACGTCTTTTTATCGCCATTTTTCTGATATGGATGAGCTCGGGTTAACTCTGGTCGATGAGGCTGGCTTAACTTTACGTCAGTTAATGCGTCAGGCGCGTCAGCGCATTGAAAAAGGTGGTTCTGTTATTCAAATCTCGGTGCGTACCTTTATGGAATTTATTGAAAATAACGGCAATATATTTCGCTTATTGTTGCGTGAGCGTTCAGGAACCTCGGCAGCATTTCGTGCCGCAGTTAACCGGGAAATCAGTTATTTCACCCTGGAGCTTTGTGATTATTTGCAACAAGCAAATCGACTAGATGCTGAAGTGGCTTATTTACAGGCAAATGCAGCCGTTACTATCGTGTTTAGTGCTGGTTCTGATGCTTTAGATGCCGATAAAAAAGAACGGGAACAGCTTGCTTATCGCACCATTCAACAATTACGATTTATCGCTCGCGGTGCAATGGAAATGGCGCAACGTAAAGCCACGAACAATTAA
- the trmA gene encoding tRNA (uridine(54)-C5)-methyltransferase TrmA: MFSHINPEHYEQQLSAKQQDMATLFAELKIPDFELYRSAPLHYRQRAEFRVWHDGDDLYYIMFDQKSKQKYKVEHFPVASKLVNQLMSALLATIHDQQTLRERLFQVDFLTTLSGEAVISLLYHKQLNEEWQQQALWLKKQLSAICPVNIIGRAKKQKLILEQDYVTEVLTVGDKQYKYQQVENSFTQPNAKVNEQMLLWAQQATNNKGGDLVELYCGNGNFSIALAQNFDRVLGTEISKTSVKSAQTNIADNNIDNIDIIRMSSEEFSQAMNGERQFRRLENFDLTSYNYETVLVDPPRAGLDPDSVELVSRFNDIIYISCNPETLKDNLKTLVKTHRIVKTALFDQFPYTHHIETGVILTRR, from the coding sequence ATGTTTAGTCATATCAATCCCGAGCATTATGAACAGCAGTTGTCTGCTAAACAGCAGGATATGGCAACATTATTTGCAGAACTAAAAATACCTGACTTTGAACTTTATCGTTCAGCACCTTTACATTATCGTCAGCGTGCCGAGTTTCGCGTATGGCATGATGGTGACGACCTCTACTACATAATGTTTGATCAAAAAAGCAAACAGAAATATAAGGTGGAACATTTTCCTGTGGCCAGTAAGCTGGTCAATCAATTGATGAGCGCCTTATTAGCAACTATTCACGATCAACAAACGCTCAGAGAACGACTGTTTCAAGTCGACTTTCTCACAACTTTAAGTGGTGAAGCGGTGATCAGCTTGCTTTATCACAAGCAGCTTAACGAAGAATGGCAACAACAGGCTCTGTGGTTGAAAAAGCAATTATCCGCTATTTGTCCAGTTAATATTATTGGCCGAGCTAAAAAGCAAAAGCTAATACTTGAGCAAGACTATGTCACTGAAGTGCTTACCGTTGGTGATAAACAATATAAGTATCAACAAGTAGAAAATAGTTTTACCCAACCCAATGCCAAAGTTAACGAACAAATGTTACTTTGGGCGCAACAAGCAACAAATAATAAAGGCGGCGATTTAGTCGAACTTTATTGCGGTAACGGTAATTTCAGTATTGCACTGGCACAAAATTTTGACCGGGTATTAGGTACTGAAATATCAAAAACCTCAGTAAAGTCTGCACAAACCAATATTGCCGACAACAACATCGACAATATTGATATTATTCGAATGTCGAGTGAAGAGTTCAGCCAGGCGATGAATGGCGAAAGACAATTTCGCCGATTAGAAAACTTTGATCTGACCAGTTATAACTATGAAACTGTTTTAGTTGATCCTCCGCGCGCCGGATTAGATCCCGACAGTGTGGAGTTAGTGAGTCGCTTTAACGATATTATTTATATTTCCTGTAATCCAGAAACATTAAAAGATAACCTGAAAACTCTGGTTAAAACCCATCGAATTGTCAAAACGGCATTATTTGATCAATTCCCTTACACCCATCATATTGAAACGGGTGTAATTTTAACGCGCCGTTAA
- a CDS encoding LytR/AlgR family response regulator transcription factor, with protein sequence MLNVLIADDEKLARLTIASLLKERSDIGEIYQARNGSEIRQQVTQYQPDLIFLDIQMPGQNGIDIATELQITERVIFATAYHQKSQEIKALGALDCLLKPFDDESFHRVLDHAIASVAK encoded by the coding sequence ATGTTAAATGTTTTAATTGCTGATGATGAAAAATTGGCAAGATTGACCATCGCTTCATTATTAAAGGAAAGGTCCGATATTGGTGAGATATATCAGGCACGCAATGGCTCAGAGATCAGGCAGCAGGTCACTCAATATCAGCCCGATTTGATCTTTCTTGATATACAGATGCCCGGTCAAAACGGCATTGATATCGCCACAGAATTACAAATAACAGAACGAGTTATATTTGCGACCGCTTACCATCAAAAATCACAAGAAATAAAAGCACTCGGTGCTTTAGATTGCTTACTAAAGCCCTTTGACGATGAAAGCTTTCATCGCGTACTCGACCATGCCATCGCCAGTGTTGCTAAATAG
- a CDS encoding spermidine synthase, which produces MNKILCLLVVISTISLPSIAKVIHQERSLYRNILVEDKFNLRCLKFNVKTSKTNQSCLYKNDPQRLVFNYTKLLFSSLLVMEKAPENILIIGLGGGTMSNTLHQLYPSARITNVEIDPAVIKVARQYFGFFENERVTSKVQDGRIFIKRAALKKKRYDWIILDAFNGDYIPEHLLTREFLQEAKQLLTPDGVLSANTFSISELYNHESATYYQVFGDFFNVRNSKNSNRIILAVNQELPDGKQITERAQALNQTLKPYNINIIDITTNMTSTMDEKDWPTQTKLLTDQYSPANLLNY; this is translated from the coding sequence ATGAATAAAATACTATGCCTACTCGTAGTAATATCAACTATCTCATTACCGAGCATCGCAAAAGTGATCCATCAGGAACGTTCGCTATATCGAAATATCTTAGTAGAAGATAAATTTAATTTACGTTGTCTAAAATTTAACGTTAAGACCAGTAAAACCAATCAAAGCTGCTTATATAAGAATGATCCGCAAAGATTAGTGTTTAACTACACTAAATTACTGTTTTCCAGTTTGCTAGTTATGGAGAAAGCGCCAGAAAATATTTTGATCATTGGCTTAGGTGGCGGCACCATGTCTAATACCTTGCATCAACTCTACCCGAGCGCCCGGATCACTAATGTCGAAATCGATCCGGCGGTGATAAAAGTCGCCAGACAATACTTCGGCTTTTTTGAAAACGAACGAGTAACGTCAAAAGTACAAGATGGCCGCATTTTTATTAAACGAGCTGCTTTGAAAAAGAAGCGTTATGACTGGATTATTTTAGATGCCTTTAACGGTGACTATATTCCAGAACATCTGTTAACAAGAGAATTTCTTCAGGAAGCAAAGCAGTTGCTGACACCTGATGGCGTATTATCCGCCAATACCTTTTCTATCAGTGAACTCTATAATCATGAATCCGCCACTTATTATCAGGTCTTTGGTGATTTCTTTAATGTCAGAAATAGCAAAAACAGTAACCGCATCATCTTAGCTGTTAATCAGGAGTTACCGGACGGTAAGCAAATCACAGAAAGAGCACAGGCGCTGAACCAAACACTTAAACCTTATAATATTAATATTATTGATATTACCACTAATATGACTTCAACAATGGACGAGAAAGACTGGCCAACACAAACAAAACTATTAACCGACCAATACTCTCCAGCAAATTTGCTTAATTATTAA
- the sthA gene encoding Si-specific NAD(P)(+) transhydrogenase, whose product MAKPASSSSKTEQNPSYDFDAIIIGTGPGGEGGAMNLAKKDKRVAIIERYSKVGGGCTHWGTIPSKALRQSVSRLIEYNSNPLFNAGADAKHLTFQDILSHASAVIRKQVDLRSGFYNRNRVEHYLGEASFVDAHTIRILRHDGSVDKITAKQIVIATGSRPYRPAEIDFNHPRIYDSDSILELSHAPRHVIIYGAGVIGSEYASIFRGLGVKVDLVNTRDRLLSFLDDEMSDSLSYHLWNNGVVIRHGEQIESVDASDDHVIVHLESGKKMKADCLLWANGRTGNTADLELAAAGLKADGRGQLKVNDCYQTEVENIYAVGDVIGYPSLASAAFDQGRICAGAMLNNESKAKLITDIPTGIYTIPEISSVGKTEQQLTEAKIPYEVGRAQFKHLARAQISNNLVGSLKILFHRETKEILGIHCFGENAAEIIHIGQAIMQQKNGGNTIEYFVETTFNYPTMAEAFRVAALNGLNRLF is encoded by the coding sequence TTGGCTAAACCAGCATCATCATCAAGTAAAACAGAGCAAAACCCATCGTATGACTTTGACGCAATAATCATCGGCACAGGCCCTGGTGGTGAAGGCGGGGCAATGAACTTAGCGAAAAAAGATAAACGCGTTGCAATTATCGAGCGTTATAGCAAAGTCGGTGGTGGCTGTACTCATTGGGGCACTATTCCATCAAAAGCGTTACGTCAATCGGTCAGTCGTTTGATCGAATACAATTCTAACCCACTATTTAACGCAGGTGCCGATGCTAAACATTTAACTTTTCAAGATATTCTGAGTCATGCCTCAGCGGTTATTCGCAAGCAAGTGGATTTACGTAGTGGTTTTTATAACCGTAACCGAGTTGAGCATTATTTGGGTGAAGCTTCGTTTGTTGATGCACACACTATTCGTATCTTAAGACATGACGGCTCGGTCGATAAAATTACTGCCAAGCAAATCGTCATTGCCACCGGCTCTCGTCCTTATCGTCCGGCTGAAATTGACTTTAACCATCCTCGTATTTATGACTCAGATAGTATTTTAGAACTCAGCCATGCTCCGCGTCACGTCATTATCTATGGCGCAGGCGTTATTGGTAGTGAGTATGCATCAATATTTAGAGGCTTAGGCGTTAAAGTAGATTTAGTGAACACGCGTGACCGCTTATTATCATTCCTTGATGACGAAATGTCAGACTCATTGAGCTATCACTTATGGAATAATGGTGTTGTCATTCGCCATGGTGAGCAGATCGAAAGTGTTGATGCCAGCGATGATCATGTGATTGTGCATTTAGAGTCAGGTAAGAAAATGAAAGCCGATTGCTTGTTATGGGCAAATGGTCGTACAGGAAACACCGCTGACTTAGAGTTAGCCGCCGCCGGATTAAAAGCCGATGGCCGGGGCCAACTAAAAGTAAACGATTGTTATCAAACGGAAGTAGAAAACATCTATGCCGTTGGTGATGTTATCGGTTACCCAAGTCTTGCCAGTGCGGCATTCGATCAAGGGCGCATCTGTGCCGGTGCCATGCTCAATAACGAAAGCAAAGCCAAATTAATCACTGATATTCCAACCGGCATATACACTATTCCGGAAATCAGCTCAGTAGGTAAAACCGAGCAACAATTAACGGAAGCAAAAATCCCCTATGAAGTAGGACGTGCCCAGTTTAAACATCTAGCACGGGCACAAATTTCCAATAACTTAGTAGGTTCATTAAAAATACTCTTTCACCGGGAAACGAAAGAAATATTAGGTATACACTGTTTTGGCGAAAATGCCGCTGAGATCATTCATATCGGTCAAGCAATCATGCAACAAAAAAACGGTGGCAACACGATAGAATATTTTGTTGAAACAACTTTTAACTATCCAACAATGGCAGAAGCCTTTAGGGTTGCAGCGTTAAATGGATTAAATAGATTGTTTTAA